aaggttttttttttattttttttttaatttgtttattatcaTAACCCTTTAAAGGGTTCAAAGTTACAAAGTATCAATAATGATTACACAAATTCTTCTACCTCTAATTGGGCCGAcccattatattttttgtaaaatattgtaagtaggcattaagaatgatgtaagtagacatttaagatattgaaattaggcattaaggatataagTAAGCactaaagataatgtaagtagatattaagaataaggtaagtaggcattaatctgtAATGAACTGAACTTGAGATATGTCTTtcaaagagatggtctctcaagagagtaGCTGGAATgattaaaaaagacaatataatTGCTTAATATCCACATCATCATTTACAACTCCAATACTTTAGCTTAGTCATTACCCAAACGAAAATATTTACTCCTCATCTACTAAGGTAAATGatataaatttgtttttctcaaaaatactttttttacaCACTTTTTATAGGATATGATATATTTTTCGGATAGTTTATAGTTTAcgttatatataaaagaatataaatatttaatattatgaaatatgtAACAggacaaacaaaacaaaatatcaCATAACTACAATAACCATAGTATGTGAATATCATCGGATGATGAATAGTACAAAAGTTGATTTTAATATCCGCTTATCCTTTacaatatattctaaatttatACAATTGGAAATAATATCAATCGTTTGTTACTCTTCTGTTTACAATACTAGTCATtccctttttaattttaagtattttactTATAAAATTTACTTCGAGATTGATGATCGGAATCAAAACCACAgccatgaaattaaaaatacacAATCTCAATTCCATGAatccatttaaaatattaaatttagttaataatcaataaaataaaaatataatttaaatcaatAACAAATGAAACTTACTCAACAATGAAATATCAACCATACCCATTGATTTCTTCTTACACTAAGCTTATTGCTTAGGCCTTTAGATTATGTTTTATGCAGTAATATCTCCCTAAATTAAGCTATAATTAGCAAAATGAAGTGGATGTAGGGTTTGGTGGTGGTACTAGAAGCCTACTACCTACGATGCTTGATGTGATGTAAAGAcgtacttcctccattccataattgttgctacatttgtatgggcacgggaattaagaaaagtgattgacctacactgtagctgattgtttattttatagagtatagtattttattattgttaattgaaaaagaaaaaggaaaaataggttgttaggttactttatagagtatagtatatattttattatagagtatagagtatagagtaggataaaaataggggtatatcgaactttaaatgattgttgtattactaaaaacggaaatgtagcaagtaatatgaaattaccaaaaatagaaaatgtagcaagtattatagaacggaggaagtattttagTCTGTTAGAACTCTTAATAAAATGAgacatattttaatattaagtaTAAATGTTTAAATGTCTGTATtctaaatagtaaaaaaataagttttgacTTTGaaattaatatgttaattaatcaAAGTTAACTATTATATTCAAACTAGGTATAAAGTAGatttttttataacaaatttataatataattaatcttgcaaaattataaaaaagggTTTAAGTTATGAACGGAATTAAACAATAACGACACATGTAtgtatattactatataagtaacaatatatattcaaatttaaaatattattttgtaaaattttattattcctcaaaaatcatatatttatcatatatttattatactaataattttacaaagattataaaagtaaataaacacAATGGTTGTACGTGTATATGAACTTAATGTAAAAGTGATAACAAAATGCACCTGCATGAAAGATACGAAAATGAtttgtcttatttgattttttgaaattatttactaatcacttttaatttataatttattcttGATATAGATGTCAAAATATATTTAagtaagattttgtttgatttgtctcagtgtaaatttattaatattaatttttataatttttaattatgcgcaattagaaatatttaggaTTGAATTATATCAGTATATTGAATAgagtataataatttaatattaataatttttgcattgaAACGAAGCATATAGATCCAAcctcactatgttttaacttatagattaaaaactaattataattaaagaagataaataaatagtgcaaTATTTCTAATGTTACCCATAATGTAGAACTAAGAAATTATATGTTTAGTGTTTTCTTGGTTGCTAGCTATTTCTATCGGACAAACaaagattttgatattttgatGTTTATTCTCTTCATTACTATTTGATATTCTCATGATGAGaatcataaacaataaaaaatattaaaataaaattagtgaaaaattcacaagtatattataaaaatgtaaaaacagagggaataaattttaatattgtacCATATaaactattaatttaattatttaagccTAAATTGATAATTGAGTTGATTCATCTTCCAAATTATCATCGCATTGAATCGTTATTTATAGCGTTAGTTACCTAATTAGTAAAAACGTGCATACTATATAATCAAAAGTATATAATGACCTTATAATTCATAAATAAAGATTTAGGGAATTGATATTACCGGTGGAATTTCAGAAACCAAGTAAAATGCACTTTATATTCTTGTTTCTTCACTTTTGAATCACTATTATTATagacaaagaaattgtttgaaaGCAAAGTACTCAATAATCAAGATGGTGTTTTCAGATCCTTTTCACTGTAAACAACTTACAATGAGGAAGCATTATCATTGTGGAGGAATTTATGCTTATCCTTAAAAGAAGtgcttcattttcttttggtgTGCACTAAATATGTTAGTAAATTTTGCTttcaattgaaataaattattattaccGTCACGATTTGGTTTATAATCAAttaatagtaattaattaaactcTTTCATATTCAGTTGTATACCCAAAAAGAGAAGTACTCCTTGCATAGAATTATTAGGTTGGAATATGAATGAAATAGTATATAGTGGCGAGAAAATTGTATTTAGGAATAACTTTGATATGATTACACATGGCATAGAAGTCCTGgattataatatgtatatgacTATCTCACACTTTACAgaagatatatttttattgtgttattCATAATATAGgttgttatttaaaaaaaaaagtttagaaGATTTTGGAAGGAACTTTCAAAATATAGAAAGAGTTGCATAATAGCCTTCTTGAAAACTCGGGTAACTTGAAACTCAAAACACCTGAAGCATCGGAGTATAACTATTTAAGGATTTGAATGTTGTAGTTTAAATTTATATCAATCCAAAATTAACCAACTACTTAAACTAAATTATTTACACCTAATGCAGAAGCTGAATCGAATAATCCAAATCACCTCGTAGAGTTGTATCCTTTTTCTCAAAAAAtccaaattaattaataaaatattttaaataataattttacgtTTTATTTAATTGCTAGATGTGATTACATTGTTGATCGATGATCCTTGTGCTTTCAGCTGTCGTTGACTTTTTAGGTCTCAATATCTATTTCCCACTAAGGTAGGTTCAAAGAATAACATCACGCAATTAGCTTATGTTTTATGCACAATAAACGTAGCTtaattttagcaaatatatttatttaattgtttaCTTTTTTTGATTTCATAGTTTTGATTAGAAACGCTAAGAGATCGATTAGTGTCTTATTAGCTTAATTCCTCTGACAAACATTTACTCGTTTGTAGAGGTCGGGATCATTACCCCGAAAGTTTGGTTCTTGAAAGAGTGTTAAGCTAGTCTCGACATATCCGAATGCCACCTCGGGTGCTAATGACCAGATTGGACACTCTTACTCAGGTTCAGAAAGAATGCCACTGCCCCACATAGGTAGATCAACCCGTTCAGTCCTACCTGGTTTATCAGAAACGCCCGGttaatcataattcataaagttgGCATTTTCGCTATGACACCAATCTTTGACTTCTTGTCTTTTACAAAGTCTAAGCTTTCTTATAATTCTCTACATTTTTTATGTCTTTTAATCATAACTTAAGAACAACATTCGCTTTCTTGAGTTTGTTATTCATAAACTGAACTTAATTCTTTACTGATATTCCCTCATACTTGATTATATTCTTTTATAAATCAAGTCTTTAATATTCAATTTATTTCCTCACACTTTCTATTTACCCAATACCCTTTATCCGAAGTAATGatatttcttaattcttaattcattgtttttttatttcacataccacaaataataaaatatacatactactaaacaaaataatacttGTGAATAATATACGCATAAATCGTTTCAGCCTCGTAACATTCTTAAACTTAAcctaatttataagttatatatCAAAATGATACGTAATCtcttacaattattattattaaattttactaGAATTAATTATTAACCAAAAATAACTTGTATAATTCTAACTACAACCACTCCTCATCAAAACCAATCTTATAATTTAACTATATAAGTAAATACATATAACTAATTTCCTCATGAgattaaattcaaaatcaacTCATATTTCCTCTTTCAAATCAAACACATATTGCaaaagcaaaataaaataatgagattataataactaattaatatttGGTTATTCAACCTCTTAGATCATcatattaaattctatttttaacatcaCCACCAAGATATCCCAATGCACGATCCATTTGAGCCAATAACCACAACCTAATTTATAAATTACATTATAAGAATCAATAAGGGAATGGAGGTACTCTAGCAGGAGTTGTATAGAGTATGATAAACTTAGTCTAGGGTCTTAAGTAGACATAACATTCAAAAATATCTATGGAGATATTCTGAATATTAATTTGATCTAATTTGATTTAGGAAAATGAGTATAGAAGTCAAGCCCTTAATAATTAGTGCCTAGGACTTGAGTTATGATAACAAAATGAAGTACATAAAATAAAGTGCATAAAAATATTGAGATGCTCCCCCTAAGCTTGAGCACTTGTGTTTAACATACTAAGTTCACGTATTTTCGGGAAATAGTTTTGTGAAGATGTCCACAAGTTAAAATTTGGTAGGTATGAAATTGATAgtagtatgattttttttttgtagagaTCTCGTATAAAGCTACATTTATGTGcctaatgcaaaagttttgtaTCGGATTCTTTGTAATGGAAATAGCACTTGTGTTGTCACTTCGAATGGCAAACCATTAAAGTCTAATCTAAAATCTCTTAGTTGATGTGTCATCCATAGAATTTGAGCGCAACATACACCAGAAACTATTTATTCAGCTTCGGGAGATGATAGAGAAACTGAATGTTGTTTCTCGGAATGCcaaaaaatcaaagaagatTCATGGAATTGACAATTTTTCGTAGTGCTTTTTCTTTCCACCTTATAACCTACAAAATTTGAATCTGATTATCTGACTAACGAGAAATCACTATTATTGGTATACCATAGACCAAGGTCGCTTTTTCCATTTAAGTATCTAAAGAATCTGTTCATGGCAGTGAAATGTGACTCTCTAGGGTTAGTTTGAAACCGAGCACACACACCAACTAAACATAATGTCGGGTCTACTTGGGGTTAGATAAAGAAGTAAGCTAATAATGCCTCGATTATTTTTCTGATCTACGGACTTACGGTCAAGGTCTTGATCTAGTGAACATAATGAGTTCATGAGAGTTTTCGAAAGCTTGAGTTGATTCAAGTTGTAATTCTTAAGAATGTCTCTTACATATATTTCTCTTATTGGATTTGTAATCCAAGGAAAACTTTTAATTTTCCCATTATACTCTTCGAATGCCTTGCTCATCACTTCAGAAAATTCCTTATTATAAGAATCGTTAACAGCACCAAATAAAACATCATTAACATTTATTTGAACAATAAATATGTCATTACCACGAGTTTTAATGAATAGTGTTTTGTTGAtcaattcttttttaaaatcattttccaTAAGTTTGAAAGCCTTTCATACCAAGCTCTAGAAGCTTGTTTCAAACTATAAAGAGCTTTATCCAATCTAGAAACATGATTtggaaatttatcatttttaaaacTAGGAGGTTGATCTACATACACTTCTTTATTAACATAACCATTCAAGAAAACACATTCGACATGTATTTGATAAAGGTTAATGTGCATGAATGATGCAAATGCCAATAACATTCTTATTGCTTTTAATCTAGAAATTTCATAATTAACATCTTCTTTAGGGATTATAATCTTTGCAACCAATCTAGCTTTTTACGAACAACCTTACCATCTTCATCACATTTGTCGCAGAAAACCCATTTGGTTTCAATGATTATTTGGTCTAAGAACCAATGTCCATCCACTCGGCTTCTTGTAATGATTCGTTATGATTCTTTTGATCtgtaaaagaaacaaaaacataaaaaagcaCAATAGCTTTTAGATTTAGTTTTTACACTGCTTTATGGATAAAACATGATGTTGTCCAAAGCTGAGAAGATTCATGTTTGAACTTTCTTTCATTACTAACAGAGATGTTTGCTTGAATCTGAAGTACAATGTCAAGGCCTTGAGAGTTGTTCTGGTAGCCTGCTACCGTTTGTTCTTCTTCTCTAAGCTTAGTTTCCCGATTAGCAATTTTTGGGCCTTAAGAATCTTTATTAGACTCCAGATTTGTTTTGTCAAGGTCTTGAATCTGTTCCTACTATTAGAtgttaatctagaaaaatctatgtAAAAAAATCTAAACAAGAAACATGTAGAACATGTTTCTAGAATATTGTTAGTAAAAATCTTAGGAAAAATCTAGAATTAGCAACCTAGAATAATCTCAAGAATTATCTAGATATGAAtataatatgctagaaagtgtatAACACTCTAAGCTTAACTAGAATAGCCTAGAAACTAGGAGACTTACCGAGGCTATAAATAGCCACTTCTTGTACTTTGGAAAATAGAAGTAATGTAAGCTATATTCACTTAACAATTCAAAAATATTGTCCAACTCATCTTTACTCCTCCCCTAACTTGCAACAATAACCCACTAACTTCCGCATATTAATTCtaacatttggtatcagagccaatttAATCCAAAGCCTCCACTTTTTATCATCCATCTTCTAACCGTCATATCAACATTATATTAACTctacacaaaaaaaatatagaatggCCTCCTCTACAaactcaaacacaaacacaaacatttTTAATGCCCAAGTTAATTGGGTACCTATATTTAAAGGGGAGAAATTTGATCAATGGAGTATGCAAATGAAATCAATCTTCATCACCCAAGGTATTTGGGAAATTATTGAAGATGGCTACGAGAAACCCAAAGATGCCAATGAAGAGGCTTCTTGGGATGCCTCAAAGAGAGGCCAATataaacaaaacataagaaGGGATCATTATGCCCTTTCCATAATTTATCGTGGGATAGATGAAACAATACTACCCACGATCATGGCCGCTACAACGGCAAAGGAGGCGTGGAGTATCCTGGAGACAAAATATAGAGGCTCGGAAAAGGTAATACTCTTTAAACTTCAATCTTTGTGGGGTCAATTTGATAGCTTACAAATGACAGATAATGAATCAATTCAATCCTATATTGATCGAGTCTCAAGTATTGTTAATCAAATTCGATCTAATGGAGACACAATTGAAGATGTTAAAAGAATCCGAAAAATACTACGAACTCTTACAAAAAAATTCGATCACATAGTGGCTGCTATAGAAGAGTCTAATAAAGATTTAAGATTGCTCAACATGACTGAGCTAATGGGCTCTCTATTGGCTCATGAAGAAAGAATGCGTAGATTTGATGAGCAGTCGGTAGAACAAGCCTTTCAGGctgaattaaaattttctaatggagaaaataaaaattgccatgaaaataattttcaaccaaaaaagaaaaattttaataaccgTGGTTAGGGAAGAGGAAATTATAAAAACCAAGGAAGCCGAGATAATAACTCTTTTTGTATATTGTGTAAGAAAAGTGGCCATAACACAAGAGACTGTCGGTACAAATGTAAAAGATGTACACGACACTCTCATTTTGAAAAAGATTGTTATTTCCGGCAAAAAGAAGAGGCcaattttat
The sequence above is drawn from the Amaranthus tricolor cultivar Red isolate AtriRed21 chromosome 5, ASM2621246v1, whole genome shotgun sequence genome and encodes:
- the LOC130813472 gene encoding uncharacterized protein LOC130813472; protein product: MASSTNSNTNTNIFNAQVNWVPIFKGEKFDQWSMQMKSIFITQGIWEIIEDGYEKPKDANEEASWDASKRGQYKQNIRRDHYALSIIYRGIDETILPTIMAATTAKEAWSILETKYRGSEKVILFKLQSLWGQFDSLQMTDNESIQSYIDRVSSIVNQIRSNGDTIEDVKRIRKILRTLTKKFDHIVAAIEESNKDLRLLNMTELMGSLLAHEERMRRFDEQSKSGHNTRDCRYKCKRCTRHSHFEKDCYFRQKEEANFIENNNSNDQLFYTCLNAQEEQNDTWYIDSGCSNHMTGNKNFFITLDENIKSQITLGDGSNQEVFGKGTIVVKKKWLL